One Alkalinema sp. FACHB-956 DNA window includes the following coding sequences:
- a CDS encoding acetyltransferase — MFLMHKPTGTLVEVLTLPDLFDPFQTEITGQRHAGEEMQDPLPFLKAEMVFPSGEALPTCWINSHYREQMTQSAAKFAVRA; from the coding sequence ATGTTTTTGATGCATAAACCGACAGGTACGCTTGTTGAAGTGCTGACCCTTCCCGACCTCTTCGATCCATTCCAAACGGAAATTACCGGGCAACGGCATGCGGGGGAAGAAATGCAAGATCCGTTACCGTTTTTGAAGGCAGAAATGGTTTTCCCATCCGGTGAAGCACTCCCGACCTGTTGGATCAATTCCCACTACCGGGAACAGATGACTCAATCGGCAGCGAAATTCGCGGTTAGGGCTTAG
- a CDS encoding HNH endonuclease signature motif containing protein, whose protein sequence is MAISDSLRQQVIDRAGYRCEYCKTSSRLTGSPLVMDHICPISQGGQDSADNLAAACYRCNEFKGARTGATDPQTQQFVPLFNPRRQQWREHFHWDNGGTQIIGITSIGRATIISLRLNNDNIVAARAIWTEFGWHPPKIN, encoded by the coding sequence ATGGCAATTTCGGACAGTCTTAGACAGCAAGTGATTGATCGTGCCGGTTACCGATGCGAGTACTGCAAAACCTCTTCCCGCCTTACTGGAAGTCCTTTAGTCATGGATCACATTTGTCCAATCTCCCAGGGAGGCCAAGACTCAGCCGATAATCTCGCTGCTGCTTGTTATCGATGTAACGAATTCAAAGGAGCTAGGACAGGCGCAACCGATCCTCAAACACAACAATTTGTCCCCCTTTTCAATCCCCGTAGACAACAGTGGCGTGAGCATTTTCACTGGGACAACGGCGGTACACAAATTATTGGAATAACCTCGATCGGGAGAGCAACTATAATCTCTCTTCGATTAAATAATGACAATATTGTTGCAGCCCGTGCTATTTGGACAGAGTTCGGTTGGCATCCTCCAAAAATAAACTAG